The following coding sequences lie in one Tichowtungia aerotolerans genomic window:
- a CDS encoding primase-helicase family protein, producing the protein MFLSIKNLSCCHATECEPWNISTHALQKTQWNKPDVEHCFYSGLEGLIAASRIDSKNNPAVFLHWLVADYDGDINQNMRDTVLERCGDFKPQYICRTFSGGARLLWKLEQPFPLHKNDLTAKLLKHVKKKLKLSKILVGLDAEAFSDPCKYYEAGTQWQHLSDDVIPAPLMMQWAIESTHNYAWKKIGPVIPIELIADEVQKQYPGVWQGEFEIGVRGVRFWDSSADNATAAVVRESGMQCFTGGQAFIPWAAILGHQFVRQFESDRIGGAVSEVFFDGRDYWTKLSNDQWQAYNKSDIALHLKVERGLTSTVPRGAAFSAVDQAIHRIQKQQYIACAAPLVHRPKGIVHVNGLRVLNTSTASVMQPAEGGADTPVCSSASAQSSDPCPLTPDTCPGFLWLASYFSTLFDPAEQLEYFLAWLRRWYSSALDGKMLPGQASFFAGVPNSGKTLLSSVILSRIFGGHIDASSFLSGEDGFNSHLFQSAVWAVDDVVPLTDNKSHMKFSALIKKMAANRTFSVREKYRVDKLIEWNGRVVVTCNTDPESIRILPDVDLSNRDKINLFRVAERDTFTFPNDVAEIIHAELPFFLRWLLDWSPPDHVLGDSRYGVQTYCEASLFEAARHSSSAYSFLEVLLKFFEGQVSDVWTGSATELLSAMLNDQDGLAGIAAKYTTRQVGRELSKLASQGYPLEQTRTGTKRSWIINIKKLSEGDTNEHAPF; encoded by the coding sequence ATGTTTTTATCCATCAAAAATCTCTCGTGTTGTCATGCAACCGAGTGCGAGCCGTGGAATATCTCTACCCATGCGCTTCAGAAAACCCAATGGAACAAACCCGATGTGGAGCACTGTTTTTACTCCGGTCTCGAAGGTCTGATTGCCGCATCCCGCATTGATTCCAAAAACAATCCGGCGGTCTTTCTGCACTGGCTGGTTGCCGATTATGACGGCGACATAAATCAAAACATGCGCGATACGGTTTTGGAACGGTGTGGGGATTTCAAACCCCAGTACATCTGCCGTACCTTTTCCGGGGGAGCGCGACTGTTGTGGAAACTGGAACAACCTTTCCCGCTGCATAAAAATGATCTGACGGCGAAGCTGCTCAAGCACGTTAAGAAAAAACTCAAGCTCTCAAAAATCCTGGTCGGTCTCGATGCGGAAGCCTTTTCTGATCCCTGTAAATATTACGAGGCGGGTACGCAGTGGCAGCATTTATCTGATGATGTGATCCCGGCACCTCTGATGATGCAGTGGGCGATTGAATCAACCCATAACTACGCATGGAAAAAAATCGGTCCGGTGATCCCCATCGAGCTGATCGCGGACGAAGTGCAAAAACAATATCCCGGTGTCTGGCAGGGTGAATTTGAAATTGGTGTGCGTGGTGTCCGCTTCTGGGATTCGTCTGCCGACAATGCAACAGCGGCGGTGGTGCGCGAGTCCGGCATGCAGTGTTTTACCGGCGGGCAGGCGTTTATCCCCTGGGCGGCGATTCTGGGTCATCAGTTTGTCCGGCAGTTTGAATCTGATCGTATCGGCGGGGCCGTGTCCGAAGTATTCTTCGACGGGCGCGATTATTGGACAAAACTCTCCAACGACCAGTGGCAGGCATACAACAAATCAGACATCGCTTTGCACCTGAAGGTCGAGCGCGGTTTGACCTCTACGGTTCCCCGTGGTGCGGCATTCAGTGCAGTGGATCAGGCGATTCACCGGATACAAAAACAGCAGTACATCGCCTGTGCGGCCCCCTTGGTACATCGTCCGAAAGGTATCGTTCACGTCAACGGTCTGCGTGTTTTGAACACCTCGACCGCTTCTGTCATGCAGCCTGCAGAAGGTGGAGCAGACACTCCTGTCTGCTCATCTGCATCCGCACAGTCTTCCGATCCCTGTCCCCTGACTCCTGACACCTGTCCGGGGTTTCTTTGGCTTGCGTCTTATTTCTCAACGCTTTTCGACCCCGCCGAACAGTTGGAATACTTCCTTGCCTGGTTGCGCCGGTGGTACTCTTCGGCTCTCGACGGGAAAATGCTTCCCGGTCAGGCGTCGTTCTTTGCCGGTGTTCCGAACTCTGGAAAAACACTTCTGTCCTCAGTAATTCTCTCCCGTATTTTCGGAGGCCATATTGATGCTTCGTCGTTTTTGTCCGGTGAGGACGGTTTTAACTCCCACCTATTCCAGTCCGCAGTCTGGGCGGTCGACGATGTCGTTCCATTGACCGATAACAAATCCCATATGAAATTTTCCGCCCTGATCAAAAAGATGGCGGCCAACCGTACTTTCTCGGTCCGCGAGAAATATCGCGTGGACAAGTTGATCGAATGGAATGGCAGAGTGGTGGTGACCTGCAACACCGACCCGGAGTCGATTCGTATTCTGCCCGACGTGGATTTGTCGAACCGCGACAAAATCAATCTCTTCCGTGTGGCGGAGCGGGATACCTTTACCTTTCCCAACGATGTTGCGGAAATCATTCATGCGGAGTTGCCGTTTTTCCTGCGCTGGCTTCTCGACTGGTCACCGCCTGATCACGTCCTGGGTGATTCCCGGTACGGTGTTCAAACGTACTGTGAGGCTTCCCTGTTCGAGGCGGCACGTCATTCATCCAGTGCCTATTCATTCCTTGAGGTTTTGCTGAAGTTTTTCGAGGGGCAGGTTTCCGATGTCTGGACGGGATCCGCCACCGAGCTGCTTTCCGCCATGCTTAACGATCAGGACGGTCTTGCCGGTATCGCGGCCAAGTACACAACACGTCAGGTCGGTCGCGAATTGTCTAAGCTCGCATCCCAAGGCTACCCCCTTGAGCAGACGCGTACCGGCACTAAGCGTTCTTGGATCATCAATATCAAAAAACTGTCTGAAGGAGACACCAATGAACACGCCCC